One segment of Sphingomonas qomolangmaensis DNA contains the following:
- a CDS encoding sensor domain-containing diguanylate cyclase → MVALGFFVATVGPIAFTRFGGGVACLWLATAVLGPYLASLPLRRWPVVMLLGALGDAVVTAIVGVGPVAAVPMGVVCAFESALFGWCLRARDTEGAATLASFGQVGTLIVASAGVSIISAFPGAAVAALATATPYWDNWLNWAAGHTLGAITLTPIMLLLLRGDAAAWLRDTDRAERIEAAFLGIMVSTVAILVFAQHALPLLFLPILPVMMATFRVGRIGAAISIAIVALVATVMTLRGDGPISLIDAPAAFRIQFLQFYLAVMVLTVLPAAADLRRRKEILDRLAISEARYRLVSENATDVVLTMDSTGIISYISPSVALFGGGYTAETMTGTNVVELIAPEDQARMREAYRTAIEQPGVTHMIEYRGLLAIDPQGVWLESRFRAVETRQGFDMVCAIRDISKRKLAEAELTRAASTDPLTGLGNRRIFNEAVDAFAASALLDPPAEGCVAIFDIDNFKAINDGFGHDAGDRMLRRFAAIAIDATRSDDLVARLGGEEFGILLPDTSPAQAGLVCDRLREAFASTVIHDDAGATIRATVSAGVAGISADQGREAAMRAADGALYQAKRTGRNRLVLAD, encoded by the coding sequence TTGGTAGCGCTGGGTTTCTTCGTAGCCACCGTCGGCCCGATCGCCTTCACGCGATTCGGCGGCGGGGTCGCGTGCCTTTGGCTGGCGACCGCGGTGCTCGGTCCGTATCTTGCGAGCCTGCCGCTGCGTCGCTGGCCGGTCGTGATGCTGCTGGGCGCTTTGGGCGATGCCGTCGTTACCGCGATCGTGGGGGTGGGGCCGGTCGCGGCGGTACCGATGGGGGTAGTCTGCGCGTTCGAATCGGCGCTGTTCGGGTGGTGCCTGCGCGCCCGCGACACCGAAGGCGCGGCTACCCTGGCGTCGTTCGGCCAGGTCGGCACGCTGATCGTCGCATCGGCTGGCGTGTCGATCATCAGCGCGTTTCCCGGCGCTGCGGTCGCGGCCTTGGCAACCGCGACGCCCTATTGGGACAATTGGCTCAACTGGGCGGCAGGGCACACACTGGGCGCCATCACGCTCACGCCGATCATGTTGCTGCTGCTCCGCGGCGACGCCGCCGCCTGGCTGCGCGACACCGACCGCGCCGAGCGGATCGAGGCAGCATTCCTGGGCATCATGGTGAGCACGGTGGCAATCCTGGTCTTTGCCCAGCATGCGCTGCCACTGCTGTTCCTGCCGATCCTGCCGGTGATGATGGCGACCTTCCGCGTCGGTCGGATCGGTGCCGCGATCTCGATCGCCATCGTGGCGCTGGTCGCCACCGTGATGACGTTGCGCGGCGACGGGCCGATCTCGCTGATCGACGCGCCGGCGGCGTTCCGCATCCAGTTCCTGCAATTCTACCTCGCGGTCATGGTGCTGACGGTGTTGCCAGCGGCGGCCGATCTGCGCCGCCGCAAGGAAATCCTTGACCGGCTGGCGATCAGCGAGGCGCGCTACCGATTGGTGTCGGAGAACGCGACCGACGTGGTGCTGACGATGGATTCGACCGGCATCATCAGCTATATTTCGCCTTCGGTCGCGCTGTTCGGCGGCGGCTATACCGCCGAGACGATGACCGGGACCAACGTGGTCGAACTGATCGCGCCCGAAGACCAGGCCCGGATGCGCGAGGCCTATCGCACCGCGATCGAACAGCCGGGCGTCACCCATATGATCGAATATCGCGGCTTGCTTGCGATCGACCCGCAGGGCGTGTGGCTCGAATCGCGCTTCCGCGCCGTCGAGACACGCCAGGGGTTCGACATGGTCTGCGCGATCCGCGACATTTCGAAGCGCAAGCTCGCCGAAGCCGAATTGACGCGGGCGGCATCGACCGATCCGTTGACCGGACTAGGCAACCGCCGCATCTTCAACGAAGCGGTCGATGCATTTGCTGCCTCGGCGCTGCTCGACCCGCCTGCCGAGGGCTGCGTCGCGATCTTCGATATCGATAACTTCAAGGCGATCAACGACGGTTTCGGCCACGACGCCGGCGATCGGATGCTGCGGCGCTTCGCCGCGATCGCGATCGATGCGACCCGGTCGGACGATTTGGTCGCGCGGCTCGGCGGCGAAGAATTTGGCATATTGCTGCCCGATACCTCGCCGGCACAGGCGGGGCTGGTGTGCGATCGGCTGCGCGAGGCGTTTGCAAGCACGGTGATCCATGACGATGCGGGGGCGACGATCCGCGCTACGGTGAGCGCCGGGGTCGCCGGCATCTCCGCCGATCAGGGGCGCGAGGCCGCGATGCGCGCCGCCGATGGCGCCTTGTATCAGGCCAAGCGAACGGGTCGCAACCGGCTCGTGCTGGCCGACTGA
- the dapF gene encoding diaminopimelate epimerase, translating to MQIDFIKCQGSGNDFPLIDGRALALDDATWSAIAIALADRAGPVGGDGLLVLVEGNGGAAFGQRMWNPDGSESETCLNGLRCVARLGFEATGLVEARVSLPTSTADAAIADPLAPGVVTIRTDVGPVSTRTADVGLRIDAPELIDSAIPGLPSDRRFTAVAMPNPHLVTFVDTLDEAELVALGDWCEAAPPLIPGRANVSFVTVDHGELFVRTYERGVGLTDSCGSAMGASVFAAGLTGRIGFGAPVTVRNRGGRVVASASQDARIAIAGNASFDYDASVEIDLANATAGPVTLRRRRDDEIFAWQAALGTPPD from the coding sequence ATGCAGATCGATTTCATCAAATGCCAGGGTTCGGGCAACGACTTCCCGCTGATCGACGGCCGCGCCTTGGCGCTCGACGACGCGACCTGGTCGGCGATCGCGATCGCGCTCGCCGATCGCGCGGGGCCGGTCGGCGGCGACGGGCTGCTGGTGCTGGTCGAAGGCAATGGCGGTGCCGCGTTCGGGCAGCGGATGTGGAACCCCGACGGCAGCGAATCCGAAACCTGCCTCAACGGGCTTCGCTGCGTCGCGCGGCTGGGCTTCGAGGCCACCGGACTCGTCGAAGCCCGGGTGTCGCTGCCCACCAGCACTGCCGACGCCGCGATCGCCGATCCGCTCGCGCCTGGCGTCGTCACGATCCGCACCGATGTCGGCCCGGTATCGACGCGCACCGCCGATGTCGGGCTGCGCATCGATGCCCCCGAGTTGATCGACTCGGCGATTCCCGGCCTGCCGAGCGATCGGCGCTTCACCGCGGTCGCGATGCCCAACCCGCATCTCGTCACCTTCGTCGACACGCTCGACGAGGCCGAACTGGTGGCCCTGGGCGACTGGTGCGAAGCCGCACCGCCGCTGATCCCGGGCCGCGCCAATGTCAGCTTCGTCACGGTCGACCATGGCGAACTCTTCGTGCGCACCTATGAACGCGGCGTCGGCCTGACCGACAGCTGCGGCAGCGCGATGGGGGCGTCGGTGTTCGCCGCCGGCCTCACCGGCCGCATCGGCTTCGGCGCACCGGTGACCGTGCGCAACCGCGGCGGGCGCGTGGTGGCGAGCGCTAGCCAGGACGCGCGAATCGCGATCGCGGGCAACGCCAGCTTCGACTATGACGCCAGCGTCGAGATCGACCTTGCCAACGCCACGGCGGGCCCGGTCACCCTGCGCCGCCGCCGCGACGACGAAATTTTCGCGTGGCAAGCGGCTTTGGGTACGCCGCCGGACTAA